The Enterococcus sp. 7F3_DIV0205 genome has a window encoding:
- the cas1c gene encoding type I-C CRISPR-associated endonuclease Cas1c, which produces MRKLLNTLFVTTPETYLALDGENIVIKKEDTTLGRVPLHNLESIVTTGYLGASPALMRKCAEKNIGLTFLTNTGKFGSRVTGGTTGNVTLRKKQYRLSDIEEESLAIARHFIIGKLYNQRWMLERLTRENPMRIDVERFKQISGELKNYIEDIRLIDNLESLRGIEGQAANRYFLLFDQMILQQKSDFGFYGRNRRPPLDNVNAMLSLAYTLLAQECAAALETVGLDPYVGFMHQDRPGRASLALDLMEELRGIYADRFVLTLINKKMITEKDFVKKESGAVILTDDGRRIFFQKWQEKKQEQIQHPFLGEKINWGLVPYAQALLLSRFLREDLDGYPPFLWK; this is translated from the coding sequence ATGAGAAAATTATTGAATACATTATTCGTTACGACTCCTGAAACCTATCTAGCCTTAGATGGTGAAAATATTGTGATAAAAAAAGAAGACACAACATTAGGCCGAGTTCCTCTTCATAATTTAGAGTCAATTGTAACAACAGGCTACTTGGGCGCAAGTCCAGCTTTGATGCGCAAATGTGCTGAAAAAAATATCGGTCTAACGTTTTTGACGAATACTGGTAAGTTTGGTAGTCGGGTTACAGGAGGTACAACGGGGAATGTAACATTACGTAAAAAGCAATATCGTCTATCTGACATTGAAGAAGAAAGCTTAGCGATTGCCCGTCATTTTATTATTGGTAAATTGTACAATCAACGGTGGATGTTGGAACGTCTGACAAGAGAGAATCCGATGAGAATTGATGTTGAGCGCTTTAAACAGATATCTGGAGAGTTAAAAAATTATATAGAAGATATACGTCTAATCGATAACCTAGAATCGCTCAGGGGGATCGAAGGACAAGCAGCAAATCGCTATTTTCTATTGTTTGACCAAATGATTTTACAACAAAAAAGTGATTTCGGTTTTTATGGTCGAAACCGCAGACCACCTTTGGACAATGTCAATGCAATGCTTTCTTTGGCGTATACTTTGTTAGCGCAAGAATGTGCAGCAGCCTTAGAAACAGTTGGTCTTGATCCGTATGTTGGTTTTATGCATCAAGATCGACCAGGTCGGGCTTCGTTGGCGTTAGATTTAATGGAAGAATTACGTGGAATTTATGCAGATCGTTTTGTTTTGACATTGATCAATAAAAAAATGATAACTGAAAAGGATTTCGTTAAAAAAGAAAGTGGCGCTGTGATTTTAACGGACGATGGTAGGCGAATTTTTTTTCAAAAATGGCAAGAAAAAAAGCAAGAACAAATTCAGCATCCGTTTTTAGGGGAGAAAATCAATTGGGGGTTAGTTCCTTATGCTCAAGCATTATTACTAAGTCGCTTTTTAAGAGAAGATTTAGATGGTTACCCGCCATTTTTATGGAAGTAG
- the cas2 gene encoding CRISPR-associated endonuclease Cas2, giving the protein MLVLITYDVATSSKNGTRRLRKVAKKCQDYGQRVQNSVFECVVDATELTKLKKELVDLIDEELDSLRIYRLGNNYQKKVEHIGVKESFNIEAPLIF; this is encoded by the coding sequence ATGTTAGTGTTGATCACTTATGATGTTGCAACAAGTTCGAAAAATGGAACCCGTCGTTTAAGAAAAGTCGCTAAGAAATGTCAAGATTATGGACAACGTGTCCAAAATTCTGTTTTTGAATGTGTTGTTGATGCGACGGAACTAACAAAGTTGAAAAAAGAATTAGTTGATTTAATTGATGAAGAATTAGACAGTTTGCGAATTTATCGATTGGGAAATAACTATCAAAAAAAAGTAGAACATATAGGTGTAAAAGAAAGCTTTAATATTGAAGCACCTTTGATATTTTAG
- the cas7c gene encoding type I-C CRISPR-associated protein Cas7/Csd2 encodes MSTLENKIDFKVIVSVTNANPNGDPLNGNRPRQNFDGFGEISDVAIKRKIRNRLQDLGERIFVQSDDRADDGFKSLKDRADAVEELEAISKDKKKDADRYAQIACKTFMDTRSFGQVFAFKGSDLSVGVRGPVSIQTAVSVEPIDINTMQITKSVNSVTGDKKGSDTMGTKHFVDFGVYVFSGSINVQLAEKTGFTIDDADKIKAALTTLFENDASSARPDGSMAVEKVYWWEHPSKMGKASSAKVHRSVKIEKNPEVDRAKSFDDYTVMVEPLEGIELTVIEGL; translated from the coding sequence ATGAGTACATTAGAAAATAAAATCGATTTTAAAGTCATTGTTTCAGTAACAAACGCCAATCCAAACGGTGATCCATTAAATGGAAACCGACCACGCCAAAACTTCGACGGATTCGGAGAAATATCGGATGTAGCAATTAAACGTAAAATTCGTAATCGACTACAAGACTTAGGTGAACGTATTTTTGTTCAGTCTGATGACCGTGCGGATGATGGCTTTAAAAGTTTGAAAGATCGAGCAGACGCGGTCGAGGAATTAGAGGCAATTAGTAAAGACAAGAAAAAGGATGCGGATCGTTACGCACAAATCGCTTGTAAAACATTCATGGATACTAGAAGTTTTGGGCAAGTCTTTGCGTTTAAAGGCTCTGATTTATCCGTTGGTGTTCGTGGACCTGTTTCTATACAGACCGCTGTAAGTGTAGAGCCAATCGATATCAACACGATGCAAATTACGAAAAGTGTGAACTCTGTTACGGGTGATAAAAAAGGCTCCGATACCATGGGAACCAAACATTTCGTTGACTTTGGTGTCTATGTTTTCAGCGGCAGCATCAACGTTCAACTCGCTGAAAAAACTGGGTTCACCATCGATGACGCAGATAAAATCAAAGCAGCCCTAACAACTCTTTTCGAAAATGATGCATCCTCTGCTCGTCCAGACGGTAGCATGGCTGTAGAAAAAGTGTACTGGTGGGAACACCCAAGTAAAATGGGCAAAGCATCCTCTGCAAAAGTCCACCGTTCTGTAAAAATCGAAAAAAATCCTGAAGTAGATCGAGCAAAATCATTCGATGATTATACAGTAATGGTTGAACCACTAGAAGGAATCGAGCTAACAGTCATCGAAGGGCTATAA
- the cas4 gene encoding CRISPR-associated protein Cas4, producing MYDEQDYLMISGIQHFLFCRRQWALIHIEQQWQENVLTLEGQYLHEKTDQPTIREKRKDRLIVRALPIHSPTLGITGICDVVEFVQDPNGVPLNGESGTFSPIPVEYKHGKPKQELSDILQLTAQAVCLEEMLVCEVPKGYLYYHETKRREEIDITPALREELKKNVAEMHQYWTRRYTPKVKTGNFCKKCSLQNICLPKLMNVQTVKGYLDRRLCE from the coding sequence ATGTACGATGAACAAGATTATTTAATGATCTCTGGTATCCAACATTTTCTCTTTTGCCGCCGTCAATGGGCCTTGATTCACATTGAACAGCAATGGCAAGAAAATGTTTTGACGCTAGAAGGACAATATTTACATGAAAAAACAGACCAACCGACGATTCGGGAAAAACGCAAAGATCGTTTAATTGTTCGTGCATTACCTATCCATTCGCCAACTTTGGGTATTACTGGAATCTGTGATGTTGTGGAATTTGTACAAGATCCAAATGGTGTGCCCTTAAACGGAGAATCAGGAACCTTTTCACCGATTCCAGTTGAATACAAGCATGGAAAGCCTAAGCAAGAACTTAGTGATATTTTACAGTTAACCGCACAGGCAGTCTGTTTAGAAGAAATGCTCGTTTGTGAAGTACCAAAAGGCTATCTTTATTATCATGAAACAAAACGCAGAGAAGAAATCGATATTACGCCTGCTTTGCGTGAAGAACTCAAGAAAAATGTAGCTGAAATGCATCAATACTGGACAAGGCGCTACACACCTAAAGTTAAAACAGGTAATTTCTGTAAAAAGTGTTCGTTACAAAATATCTGTTTGCCTAAATTGATGAATGTTCAAACGGTTAAAGGTTATTTAGATCGGAGGTTATGTGAATGA